Within Acanthochromis polyacanthus isolate Apoly-LR-REF ecotype Palm Island chromosome 3, KAUST_Apoly_ChrSc, whole genome shotgun sequence, the genomic segment gaaagcagCTAAAATCGTCTTATTTTAcatatgtttgttgttttttggcacCCTTGCTGCCATATTTGagactttttatttcttttacagtgtttttttaaagttgccCACCTCAGGTTGAAAGTTGTCCAACATGATGATGTGAGCTccggctgctgctgcctctctggCCTCGTCTGCAGACCGACACTCCACCTCAATCTTACTGCTGAAACCACAGACAGACCGAGCAACTTTCACAGCCtagagaaagcagaaaatatcactttatttgtccatttgtttttttcctctttaaaatTCAAGTCATCAAAGCCTTTCTTTGCTTAGACTAAAACGCATAAagtaattcatttaaaaaaagatattgtTTAGAACAGAACTAGAGTTTAACCTTTACCCCTAACTTTCTTACTTTACTTATTTTCTTACTTTCACATCAAAACTCTAATCATCAAGAGGACCAAATGTCACAGAAAGTGACCTTCCTCTTTCTAAGGTATTTATAGATATCCACATGTTCTGGTGGTGAAACTATATGTTGCAATCAGGATGTTTGTAGAGTGTTAGGTTTCTTTACAGAGCAGACTGTACCTTATatctgacaaataaaaatgtaataaataatcTTGTAGAATTgcagcaaaataacaaaatagccctttttttttaacagtgttacAATTGTAATTTTTATAAACAGTTAATTATTGTATAACTGATTACAGTACTTTGCTGCAAAACATGAGATTAATTGCTGGAATCTGtctttaatgttttctgacatcttaacatttaaattgtaaaacaaagttttttttaaaaagtatttactgttgttgtacagatttttctagttaaaatacagataataaGTGgtgaaataacttttaaaaagcaacaatttATATATGAATCAAAATAAAACTAGACTTTttaataatgtccacatttaaatttttttttttttttttacaaataatagtTTTTCTTCTACACTGATTTTGATTGTAAAATTGCActgttttactatatttaaatcactttaaaatatgtattttatacatatttgctattattaaaaaaacaatgtataTTAGGaattgaagaatggtactcattttttaaatatttattttacagattttctttgttttgtttaattacagaaaatattgagtctaatcacagaaaaaaaagattaatttaaaCGTcatctgtaaaaatgaaaacaggacaaaaatgcacacaataTCCACATTAATATTATACGATCAGtaataacaatatttttagctgatttgaatacagtaaatgtgtaattttgtaaAAGACAAATTGCTATTTGTAAAAAATCCAGATTGTTGTCATGACAATTATTTACAATTTGCTTCTATTtggtttttttacagttatcaattgtaaaaaaaaaataaaaaaaaaaaaaatctgtgactttaatagggttagggttagcaagTTTACAATCAAGAGTTGTTAAAATACTAATTATCTGAAATAAGgaattaccatttgtaaaaatacagatttttggacagtgtacttttggttttttttttctgtgatttaagtgattattatctgtaatttaacaaaacaggtaaaatttggaaattaacagtaaattgttcaaaattttacagcaaaagttgttttttttctttttttaacaatgtgtACCTGCAGCTTACATTTGATGAATcaaaccaggaagctgctgctcaGGACATTTGAGTCCGTGTAACCTCACCGCTCGGCTTTTGGCTACTAACTCTTAGCTCATCCCCATTAGTTCTTCTTAAGGAACCTTAAAGAATATGTGTTGTCTGAGCCGCCCACCTCAGTGATGCTGCCAGACGCCCAGACGTGGTTGTCCTTCAGCATCACCATCCCACTCAGGTCCTGTCTGTGCATGGAAGCGCCGCCCACCAGCATGGCGTACTTCTCCACAAGACGAAATCCCGGCGTGGTTTTACGAGTACCGGCCACCTCTCCCTGCCAGCCCGCTGCCTTTGCCGTCGCCCGGAGCTGAGAGCAGCGTGTGGCGATCCCTGAGGCCCGGGCCAGGCAGTTCAGAGCCGGCCTTTCCCCCAGGAGGAGGCACCTTGCTGGGCCTCTCACCACAGCAGTCAGGGTGACAGCATCTGGACCTGCAGATGTGAATAAAGACACAAGACAATCAGAAGTCCTATTTAGGTGCAACTGAAGCAACGAGGCGATGATTACCAATATCAGCTCCCTCCTGGTGAATCCAGTCGACGGTGCAGCCGACCTCGGTGAACACAGCGGTGAAGAAGGGGCTTCCTGCCAGGATGCTGTGTGGAGTTTTACACAGCAGCCTCGCTTCCACTTCCTGCGACCCACGCACACTCCTGCCGGGTCGAAGTTTGGCGTGTCCTCCGCCAGCCACTCTCGGGCCAGCCGGGTCAGGGCGTGGGTGGGGATCGAGTGTGCCATCGGATGTTTTGGTGATGGCATACTACCAGCATGTGTTGATGGAAATGGAAATGGGAAATGAAAGCAGAAGATAAGAAGCCAAATAACTTTCACATTGTAGTTTATGTAAATACcagtcatttttgcacattatttcTTTGACCAGCATGATTTTCACGTAATTGCATTCCTTTTCTTCTTAGATATAACATGCATGAGCTACTGGATACCTTGAACTTCCCAGAGGGCATGAATAAAGTGTCTATCTTTCTATTCCTATGATTTTGAAAAGGGCTGCACTGTTGCACTGTTGCCTCATAGCCTGAAGATTGTGTCCCTCTGGGTCTGGgagctttctgcatggagtctacGTGTTCTCCCTATTTTTCGCTgagttctccggcttcctcccacagtccaaaaatacgctgaggttcattagtgattctaaattgtctgtaggtgtgaatgtttgtatatgtagcccagTGATAGACTGTTGATCtatccaaggtgtcccctgccttcaccctaagtcagctgggatagactccaactccctgtgaccctaatgaggattaagtggtgtatagatgatggatagatgttTTAGAAAACCTGGTTCAAATGTTGATGACTTTCCTCCCTCTTTTAAAAGAGCGACAATCTCCGAAGTAGATGATAGACTGTGCACTATTAAACTACTAAATGATGGAGCATTTGAGGCTGGTCAAAAAGTTTTGAGTCTCTTCCTGGTGTACCTACACTGAGCATGTCACGGTCATGCATGTCCAATAAGTACAAGTCAAGATATGGCAAGACATCGTGCTTGTATACCAACATCAGGACCTTTGTTATACATGTTTTTGTGAGGCCAGTAGGCACACATTTATGACTTCTCTATGACATGAAACTGAAACATGGTCAGCAGCCGGATGATCCAACGATCCAACCTTCAGAGGTGGACCTGCAGTTCTCATCAAGAGGAGAAACGAGTTTTCACAGCAGAAGAGCTGCAGTTTCCAAAAACATTTAAGTTGCATCAGTTCAAAGCATCAGGAGCATTCTTTGTTTCTGCAACATTCCTACAGTTGTGCACCAGGAATTAGTCATAGCCCAACTATGATGCACAAGATGTGTAGCCACAACACGACAATCATCGTCTCCACCTGCCCTACTCACCTGATTTGGCTTTCTGTGACTCTCTTCCTCTTTCCCAAAATGAAATTTCAGTTGAAGGATCACTGTTTTGGCACAGTTTAAGAGATTCAGATGGTGCTTGACAGAACAATAACTTCCAGGAAGTGGTAAGAGTGTTACAGGTGCGCGGAGAGCACTTTGTTGCTACGCAAAGAGAACACTTCGACTGGGATTGCAACTAAATTCAAAACAAgtaatttttgatttttctaggcacagattcatgttattttgttcAATACTGGTACTAGAGATTTGTATAATCTATGACATGGAACATTGAAGCTGTTCTCATGTCATGAAGAACCTAAAACTCCCTATTTCCTCATTCAGATTTAAAACTAATCCCTTTTCCTAGTTGATACTCAAATCTCGCATTGCTTAAGTTACCGTGTTGTATATTTCCCACCCCAGATATTTCAGAATGAAACTGGCTAGCTTATGCATAAACAGTGACAATTCTAGTTCTCAACATTTGCACTTTAGTATATGTAAGTAAATGGATCGGtcatttacaaacatcattatCAAGGCTCAacctgatgatgatggatgtgtAACTAAAGatttaactgtaaaactgtGACTGGGTGTAACTGCTCACCtgtcagaaaagaagaaaaaaatcacagttgtATTGGCTGTGATAAGAAAAATTCATTAGTTTGAacaattgtttttctttatgtttacAATATGTGAAAGCATttataaaattgcaaaaaaaaaaaactttaaatttgcagGTTTAATATacaataacataaaaatgtagCTGTAACTAAATAAGTctattttttcatgaaaaaatatcAGAATTGTACAAATATTCCCTTTTATTTAATAGACGAAGGTGTTAAATTTAGGATAAATATTGTGTCTATATTTCTAAAATAAGATCCcaaaagaaactagaaaagcactcagggattgcagacctccgccaaggatagagaggaaaacaggaaacccatgcagtaaaggatcatgagctggaatcaaacctgcgtctctgacacagttctgtttacaaatcaccttcttaaccagttgtgctatctggacaccttgctctaactggttggacgacatactaacctatgatgtttttgtcatattttggaccacatactaaaacatactaaaaaattcaaagtgatccagaatccaggatcctttccggattgccaccaaaattaaatcagctcttcctcttaccatagtctacaacCCCTCAAAATTTcgtctgaatctgcccaggcgtttttgagttatcttgctaacagacagacagacacacaaacgccgggtgtcacataacctccttggcggaggtaaaaataaccaaagtttaaatactttcattatTAATTgtacaaaaaatttaaaaaaaaacctggaataCACCtgtacaacatttttggaaaactaAATATTGGCTCTACATACCATAGatctttaaatatttacatttctaatttgtttccatattttgtctcctctctgctctgtgtaaacataatctgtgtttcagctgaaaagtctctCAATTTTTGTCATATGACCGTTAGTCACAACTGAATCGCTTATGATTTCTTGGTTGCGCAGAGGAACacagaatttttaattttttacagaatttggttattgcaaatggtttatttttgccagatttttaaatgaagtaCGTAGGATAAATTGATTGAATGAAATATCACAGAcctttggttcattttcccaaTTACATTAAATATCACAGGAATAGTTTAAGGATCATCAGAACATTTACAACGAAAtgattctttctgcttttccaGTCTGTGGCTCTGATGATTGGCAGATTTTGGCATTCAGAGAGTTGATTTGTCTTTACAGTATATCCTTCTCTGTGATTAAAGTCAAACTACTTGACAAAAGTTGTAAGGTTTACAACTAGCATAAAGGATAATACTACAACCACAGAATATTGACTGCATATGATTGGAATTGCACAAATACATGAGAACGTGACATAAACTTACTTCTCTGTTGCTTTCAGGATTGTTTGGTGGTCGTTCTGAGGCCACAGAGCCACAGGAAAAAAGTGATGTGGAATTTGACCCTGAGTTCATGTTGAAATGTTTACAAGCCAACTAAGAATGAGCACTATGGGCTTAACAATGATTGATTTGACTGTGGCTAATTCACAGGACCTTCAGGGCTCTGTGCATATTTAGAAAATTGATTCAGATAAATTCAAGGTTTTAAGTAAATGTTTGAAGATCTGCACCCCAGATGTTCATGCACTGGGGCCATCAGTTGTTAAAATATAATGTGTAGAAGGTTGCTTAGCGTGCCACATTTACTAATGAGGCTGCTAGGTttaaaacagatgcaaaattgTTGTGCTTTGTTTCTGCTCCAAATTTTTTTGAGTTGTAATTGAAATTTAGGTTAGACAGGTTACATAACATCAGCGTCACCTATTCAGTGCTTTCAGGCtgtaatttacattttcaatttaagtaaaatgtcactttttgacTGACTTTTTCAGATCTAACTCTGACGTGGTGGTGGggatacatccatccatccatccatcctctatacaccgctttatcctcacgagggtcgtggggtgctggagtctatcccagctgactcgggcaaaggcaggggacaccctggacaggtcgccactCTGTCGCAGGGCTAGGTGGGGATACAGGGACTCACTATTTAGTCTACCAAGTGTCACAGACAATCTTCTGTTCACAGTTATTTGAGCTGACTGCAGTCATGTTGTATAATAGTGAACATAATTTCCATTGACCTGTATAAAAACAGCCTAATGAATCTAACAGGAATGCCttgtttcagtcactatttcgGCATGATTTTCCACTATTTGAGATTCTTCTGCTATGGTTGAATTACAGTTTCCTGGTCTGTGAACAAACCCCTAAAAACTAGTTTGTTTGTATTAAAGTTACTTgttgaataattttttttctcatgaaaaTCAACCCTTTATGCTttaagatttttaaattttttagacACAATCTGCACTGTCAGGGCTGATCTTAGTGTGTCGTAAACACATGAGCTCTGGCTGGAGGTCTTTatgcatcacagaagtctttgtcttGGTGCTCATTTCAAGCTAAACCAAGTACTCTCTGCTTGCTAACACCACAGCTGACCATCTCCTCGGGTTGCTACAGTGTATAAACAAtaaggtactacagctaatctacaatacatGTTCTGACATGCATTTAGCAAATACAGGTTGACTACCTATGTAACATCAAGGCACATCGTGGATGCAGAACTGCACATTTATTTCTAATGCATTACAGAGCTATTTGCTTGTCAAATACATAGACTGGGTTGATTTTTATAACATTAATGTACTTTAAAGTGTGCGTATCTTGTAAAATGGTATCAGTTTGGGACTCAGTATTGACAGAAAGCAACTATTAATGACTTGGGTAgcagcaaaaaagcaaaaataacacTTGATTGGGACATCTGTAAGCAGCAACATTATAACCTAATACTCAATCCATTAACAAATTTTGAGCACAGTTCCTTGCTGatactgctgtttttgtcaatggaaacatgattGAGGCCAGAAAGTCAGCTCTGTTTCACCTGCCACTGGAATGTAAAAACACAGGAGTTTTAGCTGGAGGttattaagcatcacagaagtctttgtcacggGGCCCTTTGCTACCTAAACTCTCACAGTGCTCTCTCCTTGACAACATGAACTACCTGTAGTTCAATTGACTGCCTCCTTAGGTTGGTAATGCCCTACAGTTAAGTACAGTATGTTTTCTGACAGGCACGTAGAGAATACTGTAACACCTTCACAGAACAAAACTACTACAACAAAGTTCATGACTAGCTATGGATCATTAACAAACAGCTTGGAGGCGGTAGTTTCTTTTCTTAATGCTTTGCAGAGCTGTTTATTTGGCAAACAAATAGACTGGATTGATTTCAGTAACTTCAATGAACTAGAAATGTGTACTGTCTATCTCAGAAAATGGTGTTGAGTGGTGGCTCCGTACCAGaagacactgaaaatgaaaagtctCTGATCACTTTCAGGATTATTAAACTTTAATAAAGACAAGACATATGTATAAAGGCTGGCTGGTTAGTCAGTGTCACCATCCTGTTCCAACTACTGGGTGTTATTTTAACATAAAGCTGAGTTTCAGAGAGCACAATGGCAGGAGGTGCAGTCGTTAGTGTTTGTCAGTGCTCAGATCTATTTTTGCATTTCCCCTGCAGGCTCCACAACAAAACAGCGACAGTGACGTCACGCAGGCAGGCCCACACAGCTCTGCGCGCTCCCGTTGTCCGCGGACACGAGCCGCGGCTCCGTACACATACAGAGAAGAGAGCAGCTGAAGCGAAAACCAGGAAGTGAATGAACACACATGGAGGGTGTGTCTGCTACTGCCTCTGTGCATTTTAGTTTTCAAAGCACTGTCCTCTGCGGATAGATTGATAAATGGGGGACTCGGCGAGGACCAAACGGCGGGAGCAGCTGAAGCGCTGGGCCGGCTCCTGCACCGACAAATCGTCCGACGTGCCCAGGCGGAGGCGGCGGGGCGACGCCGGGGAAGGAGCAGCGGAGCCTGAGGCCGAGCTCTGCAACCCGCCGCAGGAGCAGCCAGTGTGTTTGGGCAGAGATGAGTCCAGCCCCGGGCTCAGACGACGGTACGGAGACACCAGATTTAAATTAACGGCCGGCTAACACCTTGCTAGCTTAGCTTAAACATCCGACGGTATGCTAATGGGGGAGGAAGGCTGTGCGGGGGTTTGGGTAGTGGGCGGAGAAAATAATAGAAACATCTCACAGCTCAACACAATTCAGCTGCTGAATAGCAATACTTCTTTAATGTTCATTTATGCTGTTAGTGGTAATTTAAGAGGCCGGAGTTTGCTGTAtgtgttagctagctagctagttagcaaAGTGCCTTAGTTTGGTTTAATGAAGGTCTTCATGTCCAACATTTTGACCACTGTTGTTCCATGCTGAGCTaaatgacttcttttttttactgtaagtttcattatttttgccTTAGTAAGTATTATTCAGTGATACTAGCAGTGAGCATCTCTTTTAAACCGAAACATGCCCCATCTACTAATTTGTGTACAATTTAAAGatctgttttattgtcttttgtaTGTTATGAAGGTGTAAAATAAAACCTTTGAGAATATGAAGATgcttactactactactactactacttctacTATTtttccagcccccccccccccccccctccaacTATGTATCCTTCAAACTTTACAAGCCAGTGAGACTTTAGTACAGTTTCTTTGTAGAACCTGTGCAACCCATAGCTGTCACACTAAAACAGGTGTTGTTGCTCAGTGCTTCCAGTTGAACTATTCAGAGTAAACAGCTGGCTCTCAGTCCAcctggtttatttatttcttacaGTGGTGTCTGCTAACTCCAAAATATCTGAGCCAACAGCAAAACttaccaaatgttctgctgttggctccAAGAGTGAACTCAAGGGTCTTCATGTACTCCCAGCATCTGAGAAGCTGAGCATCCAgtggattattttatttttgatgataaTGTTACCACAAGAATGGGAAAATCCTTAGTGTTGGCGCATTGTGCCGCAAAaatggctaacattagctttggtGGTATGGCCACAGGTCAAAGCCCTGCGGAAATTGTAACACTGAGGAACATTCAGAGATAGTGGAAACTCTAATTTGAACTAGTAAAGAAAGACCGGATAAACTACTGTGATTTCATGTAACATGTTGCACTTCAATCTAAATTTAGCAGGTGTTTACATCTGTTAGCTGCTCTCCTACTCTCTGTGCTCATATATACTGCATTTTGATATAGCCAAATGAttgacatattttctgttgtcagacatcagaaaaagtatgaaatagtgactgaaatcCAGCCCATTCAGACTACATATAAACTAGTGGTCACTTAAGAGCCATTTCCAAGCTGCCACTATGAAGCTAAAATACTGATTCTGTAGTGTTGTCTGACAAATTCACCAAACATGCTAGCTTGCATACTGTGAAAAGTAACAGCATGTAGTAGGGCATCTGAGTGTTTCTGGCATATTGCATTTGACATACTGTCTAGTCGGACATACTAAATCTTTTTCTGGCGTACTTGTAAGTAATTGAACGCAGCTAGAGCCTTCTTTGTGAAGGGCATCCACACAGACTGAAATAATCAGCCGGTGAAGCACAAAATTagctttatttttactgtttaacaACCTTATGCACCTGGGTCACCCACCTGGGTCTGCGAGGGTCCACACAGGCCTTCCACATGCAGATACAGAGTgaactcttgtgttcactcttgcagccaacagtgGAACATTTGGTGAGCTTTGCTCCTGTCTGAGACATTGTAAAATGACCAGAAGCAGCCCTCATGAGAAAATAATGATGGAACTCCTGACAGTTTTATCAAATCAGTGGCTCTTCCTACAGGGAAGGTGCAACTGTGTTTTAGGGTTTTCGTTGGCCATTTATCTACAACAGCAAAGCAGTGAAGTGACATGGCAGCTTGTATCCTCTGTCTCCAGGAAAAGGGTGAGGTTTGACAGCGCTGCAGAGTTCCTGGCCGCCTGTGCCAGTGGCGACACAGAGGAGGCTCAGGTGATGCTGGAAGAGGCCAAAGACACCAAAAGGAGGAATGGGGATGACGAGGCCGATATTATTAACTGCTCCAATGCCGACGGAATCACTGCTCTGCACCAGGTGAGGCAGTCTGTCCTCTGGAGGTTTCACTGAAGTTATTGCTTGATGAATAATATACACTtactgttggtttttttttttgtttgtttgttttttatacaCAGGCCTGCATAGACGGCAGCATGGAGATGGTGACCTTCCTTTTGGAGCGCGGTGCCAGCGTGAACCAGGTGGACAGTGAGGGATGGACGCCGCTGCATGTCGCTGCCTCCTGTGGCTACCCTGACATTGCAGAGTGTGTAGTACTCATCTCAACATTCAGCAGAATACAACAGCATTACAGCTGTGCATAACAGTACTGTTTGCCACTGTGGGGACGTCAGAGTGCAGCGTGGGTGCCAGAGTATTTCTGCATTCAACAATGCTAACATTGTTGTCGTGTTTGGCAGCACAACAAGTCAGCTAAAGCATGAG encodes:
- the LOC110950640 gene encoding LOW QUALITY PROTEIN: nicotinate-nucleotide pyrophosphorylase [carboxylating] (The sequence of the model RefSeq protein was modified relative to this genomic sequence to represent the inferred CDS: inserted 1 base in 1 codon), translated to MPSPKHPMAHSIPTHALTRLAREWLAEDTPNFDPAGVCXGSQEVEARLLCKTPHSILAGSPFFTAVFTEVGCTVDWIHQEGADIGPDAVTLTAVVRGPARCLLLGERPALNCLARASGIATRCSQLRATAKAAGWQGEVAGTRKTTPGFRLVEKYAMLVGGASMHRQDLSGMVMLKDNHVWASGSITEAVKVARSVCGFSSKIEVECRSADEAREAAAAGAHIIMLDNFQPEELHVAAQTLKQEFPALLIEASGGVSPESLSTYLSPHVDVVSLGCITQGCPVVDFSLKVQKPAAP